The following proteins are encoded in a genomic region of Vulpes vulpes isolate BD-2025 chromosome X, VulVul3, whole genome shotgun sequence:
- the P2RY4 gene encoding LOW QUALITY PROTEIN: P2Y purinoceptor 4 (The sequence of the model RefSeq protein was modified relative to this genomic sequence to represent the inferred CDS: inserted 1 base in 1 codon; substituted 4 bases at 4 genomic stop codons) — translation MARAECSLLTTPGPSPDPGDSEAELDCSFNEEFKFILLPVSYTVVFLLGLGLNTLTLWLFFFRLRPWDATATYMFHLALSDTLYVLSLPTLIYYYAARNHWPFGTGLCKFIQFLFYWNLYCSVLFLTCISVHCYLGICHPLRALRXGRPRFAGLLCLVVWLVSAGCLVPNLFFVTTSTKKHPLLCHDTTQPEEFDHYVHFSSAIMGLLFGVPCLVTLVCXGLMARRLYRRLPGAARLSSRLCSLCTIVVMXVFAVCFVPFHITHTIYYTSRLLEADCWVLNILSVVYKVTRPLASANSCLDPVLYLLTGDKXXCELWQLCSCGGRQPPMTVSSLALVSLPEDSGCMWTSTHCGFPAPRASRRLTLGASK, via the exons ATGGCCAGGGCAGAGTGCTCTCTGCTCAcaaccccaggccccagcccagatCCTGGCGACAGTGAGGCAGAGCTGGACTGCAGTTTTAATGAGGAGTTCAAGTTCATTCTGCTGCCTGTGAGCTACACAGTTGTCTTTCTGTTGGGTCTTGGCCTCAACACCCTGACTCTCTGGCTCTTCTTCTTTCGCCTCCGACCCTGGGATGCAACAGCCACCTACATGTTCCATTTGGCCTTGTCAGATACTTTGTACGTGCTGTCACTACCTACCCTCATCTACTATTATGCGGCCCGCAACCACTGGCCCTTTGGTACTGGGCTCTGCAAGTTTATCCAATTTCTTTTCTATTGGAACCTCTACTGCAGTGTCCTTTTCCTCACCTGCATCAGTGTGCACTGCTACCTGGGCATCTGCCACCCACTGCGGGCACTGCGCTAGGGCCGCCCTCGCTTTGCAGGCCTTCTCTGCCTGGTGGTTTGGTTGGTCTCAGCCGGCTGCCTGGTGCCCAACCTGTTCTTTGTCACAACCAGCACCAAAAAGCATCCCCTCCTGTGCCATGACACCACTCAGCCTGAGGAGTTTGACCACTATGTGCACTTCAGTTCGGCAATCATGGGGTTGCTCTTTGGAGTGCCCTGTCTGGTCACTCTTGTCTGCTAGGGGCTCATGGCCCGGCGCCTGTATCGCCGGTTGCCAGGGGCCGCCCGATTATCTTCTCGTCTGTGTTCTCTCTGCACCATCGTTGTGA CTGTCTTTGCTGTCTGCTTCGTGCCTTTCCACATCACCCACACCATTTATTACACATCAAGACTGTTGGAAGCTGACTGCTGGGTGCTGAACATTCTCAGTGTGGTCTACAAAGTGACTCGGCCTCTAGCCAGTGCCAACAGCTGCCTGGATCCTGTGCTCTACCTGCTCACTGGGGACAAGTAGTGATGTGAGCTCTGGCAGCTTTGCAGTTGTGGGGGGCGCCAGCCCCCCATGACTGTCTCCTCCCTGGCACTGGTGTCCCTGCCTGAGGATAGTGGCTGCATGTGGACATCCACTCACTGTGGCTTCCCTGCTCCTAGGGCAAGTAGACGGTTAACTCTGGGAGCCAGTAAGTGA